A window of the Hordeum vulgare subsp. vulgare chromosome 5H, MorexV3_pseudomolecules_assembly, whole genome shotgun sequence genome harbors these coding sequences:
- the LOC123399127 gene encoding translation initiation factor IF-2-like, whose amino-acid sequence MDPDGDGSFHRKEAISAVQDVDQYYGDDDDYDDLYNDVNVGDGFLHASQPPVQPQPPALPPKQHQLPPQQAPPPPQQQQQVLPTPSLPLPPPPPPMGHPEKAHIPGVGAAPPPIQDRPNPSHLPPPPQPPVAAAPPPPPHHQIQSGGDGFHRQGGGNFGGGPIVVGNGGGGDGPGATTLFVGDLHWWTTDADLEAELVKYGHVKEVRFFDEKASGKSKGYCQVDFFDPGAAAACKEGMNGHPFNGRPCVVAFASPNTVRRMGEAQLKNNQPMGQQNSGMQKSGGRGGGGPPGGPPGPQVGGNYGGRGGGGAGGGGGGGGGGGAGGGNWGRGPGGGMGGRGPGGNMRNRMGPVGGRGIMGNGGMVAPPPPMMHPGGMMGQGFDPTGYGAAMGRMGGGFGGFPGGPGGGPFPGLMQPFPPVVAPHVNPAFFGRGGGMGAGGVGMWPDPSMGGGWGGEEQSSYGDDAASDQHYGEGASHGKERPPEREWSGAPERRREREKDLPPPPELPERRHRDERDMGRERERERDRGGDRERERDRGDRERERDRGDRDRHRDDRDRHGDYHRHRERDSDRTEDWDRGRSSGRRSRSREVDHSKRRRMSHE is encoded by the coding sequence atggatCCCGACGGGGACGGCTCCTTCCACAGGAAGGAGGCCATCTCCGCCGTGCAGGACGTCGACCAGTactacggcgacgacgacgactacgacgacctcTACAACGACGTCAACGTCGGGGACGGCTTCCTCCACGCCTCCCAGCCCCCCGTCCAGCCCCAGCCGCCCGCGCTGCCTCCCAAGCAGCACCAGCTCCCCCCgcagcaggcgccgccgccgccgcagcagcagcagcaggttcTGCCTACCCCTTCGCTCCCgctgcccccgccgccgcctccgatGGGGCACCCGGAGAAGGCCCACATCCCGGGTGTCGGCGCCGCCCCTCCCCCCATCCAAGACCGCCCCAACCCGTCCCATCTCCCGCCGCCGCCTCAGCCTCCCGTCGccgcggcgccgccgccgcctccccaccaCCAGATCCAGTCGGGAGGAGACGGCTTCCACCGGCAGGGAGGGGGCAACTTCGGGGGAGGACCGATAGTTGTTGGCAACGGCGGGGGTGGCGACGGCCCTGGCGCCACGACGCTCTTCGTTGGGGACCTCCACTGGTGGACGACGGACGCGGATCTGGAGGCGGAGCTGGTCAAGTACGGCCATGTCAAGGAAGTCAGGTTCTTTGATGAGAAGGCGAGCGGGAAATCCAAGGGTTATTGCCAGGTCGATTTCTTCGACCCTGGCGCCGCTGCCGCCTGCAAGGAGGGCATGAACGGACACCCCTTCAATGGTCGCCCCTGTGTCGTGGCCTTTGCTTCGCCCAACACCGTACGCCGCATGGGTGAAGCTCAGCTCAAGAACAACCAACCGATGGGTCAGCAGAATTCAGGTATGCAGAAGAGTGGTGGTAGAGGTGGTGGTGGTCCACCTGGAGGCCCGCCTGGGCCTCAGGTTGGAGGAAACTATGGTGGCAGGGGAGGCGgaggagctggtggtggtggcggcggcggaggaggaggtggagctggTGGCGGAAATTGGGGCAGAGGTCCAGGTGGTGGGATGGGGGGTAGAGGTCCTGGTGGGAATATGAGGAATCGGATGGGTCCGGTGGGTGGCCGAGGGATCATGGGGAACGGAGGGATGGTGGCTCCACCGCCACCAATGATGCATCCCGGAGGGATGATGGGGCAGGGATTTGATCCCACTGGTTATGGTGCAGCCATGGGAAGGATGGGTGGAGGGTTTGGAGGGTTCCCTGGTGGACCTGGGGGTGGACCGTTCCCAGGCTTGATGCAGCCATTCCCACCTGTGGTTGCTCCTCATGTGAACCCAGCGTTCTTTGGGAGAGGAGGTGGTATGGGTGCAGGGGGTGTTGGAATGTGGCCAGACCCAAGCATGGGTGGTGGTTGGGGAGGCGAGGAACAATCAAGCTATGGGGATGATGCAGCATCTGATCAGCACTATGGAGAAGGTGCTAGCCATGGTAAAGAGAGGCCACCGGAGCGGGAATGGTCAGGTGCACCTGAAAGGAGGCGGGAGAGGGAAAAAGATTTGCCCCCACCACCAGAATTGCCAGAGAGAAGGCACCGTGATGAAAGGGATATGGGTCGtgagagggaaagagagagggACAGAGGAGGAGATAGGGAAAGGGAGAGGGACAGAGGAGATAGGGAAAGGGAGAGGGATAGAGGAGATAGGGACAGACACCGGGATGACAGAGATCGCCATGGTGATTACCACAGGCACAGGGAGCGCGATTCTGATCGTACTGAAGACTGGGATAGAGGAAGGTCATCTGGGAGACGAAGCAGGTCAAGGGAAGTTGATCACTCAAAGCGGCGACGAATGTCGCACGAGTGA
- the LOC123399128 gene encoding protein MICROTUBULE BINDING PROTEIN 2C-like, giving the protein MAEKTAGPASRSRIRGGLAPSAPSSRRVVSMAYTAAPHQAKKVPEPKVVKPTRTTPAKRRQQPDQGQKQREERAALQEQLSGLQDKLLEKDEALRSAENLIGRVSAANEAVDELRSQLNDKESLVESTGSELHCAKIMLAEKQAALEKLEWEAKMSSTKVEELKVDVASMDVEISALMKVFRKITENNRASHPTDRPDDSSLECEPIQLDDTVGDIDTEKMEQEMSAYVTALAAAKDNPTEEFLKAVTEARLRLQAFVL; this is encoded by the exons ATGGCCGAGAAGACGGCGGGCCCGGCCTCCAGGTCCAGGATCCGGGGCGGGCTCGCCCCCTCCGCGCCCTCCTCCAG GAGGGTGGTGTCGATGGCGTACACGGCGGCTCCGCATCAGGCCAAGAAG GTTCCTGAGCCAAAGGTTGTCAAGCCAACCAGAACCACGCCCGCCAAGAGGCGGCAGCAGCCGGATCAGGGGCAGAAGCAGAGGGAAGAGCGCGCTGCTCTGCAGGAGCAGCTCAGTGGCCTGCAAGACAAGCTGCTTGAGAAGGACGAAGCTCTGCGGTCCGCGGAGAACTTGATTGGCAGGGTCAGTGCCGCGAACGAAGCGGTCGACGAATTGAGAAGCCAGCTTAATGACAAGGAATCGCTGGTCGAATCTACTGGCTCCGAGTTGCATTGCGCAAAG ATCATGTTGGCAGAGAAGCAAGCAGCATTGGAGAAGTTGGAATGGGAGGCAAAGATGTCAAGTACAAAAGTCGAGGAACTTAAAGTGGATGTAGCCTCTATGGATGTTGAAATCTCTGCTCTGATGAAGGTATTCAGGAAAATAACAGAGAACAACCGAGCCTCTCATCCCACGGACAGACCTGACGATTCATCGTTGGAATGCGAACCAATTCAGCTCGAT GATACGGTAGGTGATATCGACACGGAGAAGATGGAGCAGGAAATGTCAGCCTACGTCACGGCTCTAGCAGCCGCTAAAGACAATCCTACGGAGGAGTTCCTGAAGGCGGTAACGGAGGCAAGACTGAGACTCCAAGCTTTTGTACTCTAA